Proteins encoded together in one Magnetococcales bacterium window:
- a CDS encoding ferrous iron transport protein A: MTLADLKNGETAKIHRLMGDETSKRRLMALGIVKGKEISLEVKAPMGDPRIYSILGYRLTIRNEDARNILVDS, translated from the coding sequence GTGACCCTTGCCGACTTGAAAAATGGAGAAACCGCCAAAATCCATCGCCTGATGGGAGACGAAACCAGTAAGCGGCGGTTGATGGCCCTGGGGATCGTCAAAGGCAAAGAAATTTCGTTGGAAGTAAAAGCCCCCATGGGGGATCCCCGTATCTATTCCATCCTGGGTTACCGCCTCACCATCCGCAACGAAGACGCGAGAAACATCCTGGTCGACTCCTGA
- a CDS encoding SO_0444 family Cu/Zn efflux transporter — protein sequence MSYLNNLLDLTLDMAPWLVGGLLAAGFIKYWIPESTISRWLGGKGSGPILRGALIGAPLPLCSCSVIPMALGLRRNGASKPATVSFLVATPETGVDSVAVSWIMLGPIMTIIRPITAILSALLSGFLTLLVDKEEAPQQLPKPAAPKPIPVAVQSTVAAPSGYATRSTAIPIMALGSGNTIPIMTRDEGGCATMPILESQNSSQAPGPAMETNPAPTEKKSESACSSGGCCGSSAPEMDFKKLSVWRRFELGVRYALTDLWDDLALWLGVGLLLAAAVMTWLPPGDLHQYADGGIMAMLLIVVASIPVYVCATASTPLAAAMLYSGLTPGMALAFLIAGPATNIAPLGIIGRELGWKIMAAYVLGILLSAVGFGLLIDWIALHWNLVIEAPMASAQEDAVPLWLSGSSTVLLVGLTLRTFLKKQGFFNQPGAVVMESS from the coding sequence ATGTCTTACCTGAACAATCTGCTGGATCTCACCCTGGACATGGCCCCCTGGCTGGTGGGGGGACTGCTCGCTGCGGGGTTTATCAAATATTGGATTCCTGAAAGTACCATCAGCCGCTGGCTGGGGGGGAAGGGAAGCGGCCCCATCCTGAGAGGTGCCCTGATCGGTGCCCCCCTGCCCCTCTGTTCCTGCTCGGTGATTCCCATGGCTTTGGGGTTGAGGCGCAATGGGGCGTCAAAACCAGCCACGGTCTCTTTTTTGGTGGCCACTCCGGAAACCGGCGTTGATTCCGTAGCGGTTTCGTGGATTATGCTGGGCCCCATCATGACCATCATCCGCCCCATCACCGCCATCCTGAGCGCCCTGCTTTCGGGATTTTTGACCCTGCTGGTGGATAAGGAAGAAGCCCCACAACAGCTCCCCAAGCCCGCAGCTCCCAAGCCCATTCCTGTGGCGGTACAATCCACTGTTGCCGCGCCATCCGGCTACGCAACCAGAAGCACGGCCATCCCCATCATGGCCCTGGGGAGTGGCAACACCATTCCCATCATGACCCGGGATGAAGGGGGGTGCGCCACCATGCCTATTTTGGAGAGCCAAAACAGCAGCCAAGCCCCCGGCCCAGCCATGGAAACCAACCCAGCCCCAACGGAAAAAAAGAGTGAATCGGCCTGCTCCAGTGGTGGCTGTTGTGGCAGTTCGGCCCCCGAGATGGATTTCAAAAAGCTTTCGGTTTGGAGGCGCTTTGAGCTGGGCGTGCGCTACGCCCTCACCGATCTTTGGGATGATCTGGCCCTGTGGCTTGGGGTAGGATTGCTTCTGGCTGCGGCAGTGATGACCTGGTTACCTCCCGGTGACCTGCACCAGTATGCCGATGGCGGGATAATGGCCATGCTCCTGATCGTGGTGGCCTCCATTCCGGTCTATGTCTGCGCCACCGCCTCCACCCCACTGGCCGCCGCCATGCTCTATAGCGGCCTCACCCCGGGCATGGCCCTGGCTTTTCTCATCGCAGGCCCCGCCACCAACATCGCCCCCTTGGGGATCATCGGCCGGGAGCTGGGCTGGAAGATCATGGCGGCCTATGTGCTGGGCATTCTCCTGAGTGCCGTCGGGTTCGGGCTTCTCATCGACTGGATCGCTCTTCACTGGAACCTGGTGATCGAAGCGCCCATGGCCTCAGCCCAGGAAGATGCGGTTCCTCTGTGGTTGAGCGGCTCCTCCACCGTGCTTCTGGTTGGGCTCACCCTGCGTACTTTTCTCAAAAAACAGGGCTTCTTCAACCAGCCTGGGGCCGTTGTCATGGAATCATCATAA
- a CDS encoding helix-turn-helix domain-containing protein, with protein MQMRTRIQIGKLAKAGGCKVQTIRYYEEIGLLEPPMRSSGNQRIYAQHHLDRLVFIRHCRDLGFPLDRIRKLLALNDDSERACEEVEEIAREQLGEVERKISILNGLKLELERIINSCSGLGPAGDCEIIQALADHSACFSNHHEGDEKG; from the coding sequence ATGCAAATGAGAACACGAATCCAAATCGGTAAGCTTGCCAAGGCGGGGGGGTGCAAGGTGCAGACCATTCGCTACTATGAAGAAATCGGGCTCCTGGAACCCCCCATGCGTTCCTCCGGCAACCAGCGCATCTATGCCCAACACCATCTGGATCGGCTGGTTTTTATCCGCCACTGCCGGGATCTGGGCTTTCCCCTGGATCGTATCCGCAAGCTGTTGGCTCTCAACGACGATAGTGAGCGTGCCTGCGAGGAGGTGGAGGAGATCGCCCGGGAGCAGTTGGGGGAGGTGGAGCGCAAGATATCGATTTTGAATGGCCTGAAGTTGGAACTGGAGCGGATTATCAACAGTTGCAGTGGATTGGGGCCTGCCGGGGATTGCGAAATCATCCAGGCGCTGGCGGATCACAGCGCCTGTTTTTCCAACCATCATGAGGGGGATGAGAAAGGGTGA
- a CDS encoding CHASE2 domain-containing protein — MTIRFWRNPWLLGLALTLFLVANDQGDLIQGLERTAYDWGVQLSARPPKHPISILAIDEKSISELGRWPWPRDTHARLINKLAQGKPKVVVENVLFLEAQNDPGLAHLTRALGFLQSSSLHQMSPKKGDEEADNQMAMVRDSRVLSRILTDAIQKLDTDRQLANALREAGNVVLGGTFIPGLPTQAPTKPLDDYLHRHTIPPPAEPIPEVAQPLMARAATPPMAQLGRAAAGVGAQVLALDSDGSLRSLPLVVSFQGDFFPSLTLLTAARALNLSASDIHLHPDGTIQLGNLQLPTNHQRRFNPYFYSDPRNDHPFPVDSFVDLLNGRIKAGKYRDRIVLIGVTAPGLAGHFATPLSPAMAPVTLLAHGVESLLNLDRFTIPSWGFPAKLGLYLALLLFLAGVLPRLSPGGAAIISLLIGLGLVGTHFYLMVATSLWLQLMGPLLLLAIGYPLFTTRGFLASERNHRTFAAESAENNRLLGLVFQGQGQLDLAFEKFRKCPPDETLMEIYFHLALDFERKRQYAKASSAYRTILDHAPGFRDVAERLERTDALSSNLMPGPASTGANTLLPTPDTEGVSDVQKPMLGRYIIEKELGRGAMGVVYQGRDPKINRTVAIKTLPLGDEFAGEDLQNAKTRFFREAESAGRLNHPNIVTIHDSGEEQDVAYIAMAFLPGHNLERYTQEGDLLPLTRLIQIMAKVAMALDYAHKNGVVHRDIKPANVLYDPESGDVKVTDFGIARLTESNIGQTRTGHVMGTPHYMSPEQIAGAKVDGRSDLFSLGTLFYQLLTGRRPFHGDDLASTLFQITRQPAPGVRTHRPGLPPCLEQVINRLLEKEPEDRYQKGSLMTRDLVACVKSVVKKKPKKPPA, encoded by the coding sequence ATGACAATTCGTTTTTGGCGTAATCCCTGGCTTTTGGGACTTGCCCTCACTCTTTTTCTGGTGGCCAACGATCAGGGAGACCTGATCCAGGGCCTGGAACGCACCGCCTATGACTGGGGGGTGCAGCTGAGTGCCCGTCCGCCAAAACACCCCATCTCCATCCTCGCCATCGATGAAAAGAGCATCTCTGAACTGGGTCGTTGGCCTTGGCCCCGGGATACCCATGCCCGTCTGATCAACAAACTGGCCCAAGGCAAACCCAAGGTGGTGGTGGAAAATGTCCTGTTTCTGGAAGCCCAAAATGATCCGGGACTCGCTCACCTGACCCGCGCCCTCGGTTTTCTCCAGAGTTCCAGCCTGCATCAAATGAGCCCGAAAAAAGGCGATGAGGAAGCCGACAACCAGATGGCCATGGTCCGGGACAGCCGGGTTTTGAGTCGTATTTTGACCGACGCCATCCAAAAGCTCGACACCGACCGGCAGCTGGCCAACGCCCTGCGCGAAGCGGGCAATGTGGTGCTGGGAGGCACCTTCATTCCGGGACTACCCACCCAAGCCCCAACCAAGCCCCTGGATGACTATCTTCACCGCCACACCATCCCCCCTCCAGCCGAACCCATTCCCGAAGTGGCCCAACCCCTCATGGCCCGGGCAGCCACTCCCCCGATGGCCCAATTGGGACGGGCGGCGGCTGGTGTTGGCGCACAGGTTTTGGCGCTGGATTCCGATGGCAGCCTGCGCAGCCTGCCCCTGGTTGTTTCCTTCCAGGGAGATTTTTTTCCCTCCCTGACTCTACTCACTGCCGCCCGGGCATTAAACCTGTCTGCCAGTGATATTCATCTCCATCCCGATGGCACCATTCAGCTGGGCAATCTGCAGCTACCCACCAACCACCAACGCCGTTTCAACCCCTATTTTTATTCAGACCCCAGAAACGACCACCCCTTCCCGGTGGACTCCTTTGTCGATCTTCTGAACGGTCGGATCAAAGCCGGAAAATATCGGGATCGCATCGTCTTGATCGGCGTGACGGCTCCCGGTCTGGCAGGTCACTTTGCAACACCACTCTCCCCCGCCATGGCTCCAGTCACGCTCTTGGCTCACGGGGTGGAATCCCTCCTCAACCTGGACCGCTTTACCATTCCCTCCTGGGGCTTTCCAGCCAAGCTCGGGCTCTATCTGGCGCTATTGCTCTTTTTGGCCGGTGTTCTGCCCAGGTTGTCACCGGGGGGAGCGGCGATCATCAGCCTGCTGATCGGGCTGGGGCTTGTCGGCACACACTTTTATCTGATGGTGGCCACCTCTCTATGGCTTCAGCTGATGGGGCCTCTGCTGCTCCTGGCCATCGGCTATCCCCTCTTTACCACCCGGGGATTTCTCGCATCAGAGCGAAACCATCGCACTTTTGCCGCCGAATCCGCTGAAAACAATCGTCTCCTGGGACTGGTTTTTCAGGGGCAGGGGCAGTTGGATCTGGCTTTTGAAAAGTTTCGCAAGTGCCCACCGGACGAAACCCTGATGGAAATTTATTTCCATCTGGCCCTGGATTTTGAACGCAAACGCCAATATGCCAAGGCCTCCTCCGCCTACCGCACCATCCTCGACCACGCCCCCGGTTTTCGGGATGTGGCAGAGCGCCTGGAACGCACCGATGCCCTCTCCAGCAACCTGATGCCAGGCCCCGCCTCCACCGGGGCCAACACCCTGCTCCCGACCCCGGATACGGAAGGGGTATCCGATGTACAAAAACCGATGTTGGGGCGCTACATCATCGAAAAAGAGCTGGGACGCGGGGCCATGGGGGTGGTTTACCAGGGGCGGGATCCAAAGATCAATCGGACGGTGGCGATCAAAACCCTACCCTTGGGAGATGAATTTGCCGGAGAGGATCTTCAGAACGCCAAGACACGCTTTTTCCGGGAGGCTGAAAGCGCTGGACGCCTCAACCATCCCAACATCGTCACCATCCACGACAGCGGCGAAGAGCAGGATGTGGCCTATATCGCCATGGCCTTTTTGCCGGGCCACAATCTGGAGCGCTACACCCAGGAAGGCGACCTCCTGCCCCTGACACGGCTGATTCAGATCATGGCCAAGGTGGCGATGGCGTTGGATTATGCCCACAAAAACGGCGTCGTCCATCGGGATATCAAGCCGGCCAACGTCCTCTACGACCCGGAAAGCGGGGATGTGAAGGTGACCGATTTTGGCATTGCCCGCCTGACCGAAAGCAATATTGGCCAAACCCGCACCGGACACGTCATGGGCACACCCCATTATATGTCCCCGGAGCAGATCGCCGGCGCCAAGGTGGATGGCCGCTCGGATCTTTTTTCCCTGGGCACCCTCTTCTATCAGCTTCTCACCGGTCGACGCCCCTTCCATGGGGATGATCTGGCCAGCACGCTGTTTCAGATCACCCGCCAGCCCGCCCCCGGCGTTCGCACTCACCGACCGGGGCTACCCCCCTGTTTGGAGCAGGTGATCAATCGATTGCTGGAAAAAGAGCCTGAAGATCGCTATCAAAAGGGGAGCTTGATGACCCGGGATCTGGTGGCGTGTGTTAAAAGTGTGGTCAAGAAAAAACCCAAGAAGCCCCCCGCCTGA